The following coding sequences are from one Gadus macrocephalus chromosome 3, ASM3116895v1 window:
- the LOC132454626 gene encoding uncharacterized protein LOC132454626 isoform X2, with product MFSGGLLLILVMTSSADQEVKQNLISTVGGEVTIPVPVKSRGFLLKKEVLIAEVKDSVLELENDDFLNRTSWDRATGLFTLRRLQSKDSGDYAVNVIVTFVSFKLSVYDAVLEPGVTVTSVSSEGCDLLCAVDQLSGGTLSWYQGEKLVNQSSTQRFLPLTVDRLGLRSSYRCVSANPAGNLTRSVDAKTSCPVEQLTGDEVEGKHNRLNQIVIPIVSVMVLLSICVIVIFVVKRRKAGTHLQASILSAQDVTPKEEAVQENTLYDLLQAPRIVNRTAAERT from the exons TGATGACGTCATCTGCTGACCAGGAAGTCAAGCAGAACCTGATCTCCACTGTGGGGGGAGAGGTCACCATACCTGTGCCTGTCAAGAGTCGTGGATTTCTTTTGAAAAAAGAAGTTCTTATCGCTGAAGTGAAAGATAGTGTGTTGGAGTTAGAAAATGATGATTTCCTGAACCGAACTTCCTGGGACCGAGCCACTGGCCTGTTCACTCTAAGAAGACTGCAGAGCAAGGATTCAGGGGATTATGCTGTTAATGTTATTGTGACTTTTGTATCATTCAAGCTGAGTGTTTATG ATGCCGTCCTGGAGCCCGGTGTCACCGTAACGTCTGTGAGCAGCGAGGGCTGCGACCTGCTGTGTGCTGTGGACCAACTGAGTGGAGGGACTCTCTCCTGGTATCAAGGAGAGAAGCTGGTGAACCAGAGCAGCACCCAGCGCTTTCTCCCTCTGACCGTGGACAGGCTGGGTCTCCGGTCCTCCTACCGCTGTGTGTCTGCCAACCCTGCTGGTAACCTCACCCGGTCAGTCGACGCTAAGACGTCCTGCCCAGTAGAACAACTCACTG GTGACGAAGTTGAAGGGAAGCATAACAGGCTGAACCAGATTGTGATTCCCATCGTCTCTGTTATGGTCCTCCTATCCATTTGTGTCATCGTAATATTTGttgtgaagaggaggaaggcagGCACACATCTCCAAG CTTCAATCCTATCGGCCCAAGACGTAACACCAAAG GAGGAGGCTGTTCAGGAAAACACGTTGTACGATCTGCTGCAGGCTCCCCGCATCGTTAATCGGACCGCTGCAGAGCGCACCTGA
- the LOC132454626 gene encoding uncharacterized protein LOC132454626 isoform X3 — protein MTSSADQEVKQNLISTVGGEVTIPVPVKSRGFLLKKEVLIAEVKDSVLELENDDFLNRTSWDRATGLFTLRRLQSKDSGDYAVNVIVTFVSFKLSVYDAVLEPGVTVTSVSSEGCDLLCAVDQLSGGTLSWYQGEKLVNQSSTQRFLPLTVDRLGLRSSYRCVSANPAGNLTRSVDAKTSCPVEQLTGDEVEGKHNRLNQIVIPIVSVMVLLSICVIVIFVVKRRKAGTHLQASILSAQDVTPKEEAVQENTLYDLLQAPRIVNRTAAERT, from the exons ATGACGTCATCTGCTGACCAGGAAGTCAAGCAGAACCTGATCTCCACTGTGGGGGGAGAGGTCACCATACCTGTGCCTGTCAAGAGTCGTGGATTTCTTTTGAAAAAAGAAGTTCTTATCGCTGAAGTGAAAGATAGTGTGTTGGAGTTAGAAAATGATGATTTCCTGAACCGAACTTCCTGGGACCGAGCCACTGGCCTGTTCACTCTAAGAAGACTGCAGAGCAAGGATTCAGGGGATTATGCTGTTAATGTTATTGTGACTTTTGTATCATTCAAGCTGAGTGTTTATG ATGCCGTCCTGGAGCCCGGTGTCACCGTAACGTCTGTGAGCAGCGAGGGCTGCGACCTGCTGTGTGCTGTGGACCAACTGAGTGGAGGGACTCTCTCCTGGTATCAAGGAGAGAAGCTGGTGAACCAGAGCAGCACCCAGCGCTTTCTCCCTCTGACCGTGGACAGGCTGGGTCTCCGGTCCTCCTACCGCTGTGTGTCTGCCAACCCTGCTGGTAACCTCACCCGGTCAGTCGACGCTAAGACGTCCTGCCCAGTAGAACAACTCACTG GTGACGAAGTTGAAGGGAAGCATAACAGGCTGAACCAGATTGTGATTCCCATCGTCTCTGTTATGGTCCTCCTATCCATTTGTGTCATCGTAATATTTGttgtgaagaggaggaaggcagGCACACATCTCCAAG CTTCAATCCTATCGGCCCAAGACGTAACACCAAAG GAGGAGGCTGTTCAGGAAAACACGTTGTACGATCTGCTGCAGGCTCCCCGCATCGTTAATCGGACCGCTGCAGAGCGCACCTGA